The DNA segment TATAAAGATCAATTATTGGCAAGCATTATAATTGAAAATACAACGGGACCCAAAGTATGGGAGAAAAAAAATATCGATCTTCTAAATCCCGTATGTCAGCAAATTGCTGTCGGAATAAATTTATTTACCCTTGTTGAGGACAGGGAAAAAATTCTTAAGAACGAAAGAACTTTAAAAGAAATAATTTCCGATGTAAGTATGTTTGATACCTACAAAGAAGTAGATGATTATATATTAAAGAAACTTTTAACAATTTTTGAGGTCGAAAGAGCGGTTCATTTTCATTATGTTGAAAATTCCGTATATATAGACAGCGAAAAAACTTCCGATGAAAATACAGAAAGTTTAATTTCTACTTGGCATTTCTCAAAAACACATATTCAGGAAATACTTACCGACCCGGGACAATTTGTTACCGTAAACGATGTCGAGTCCGAAATTAAAAACGAAGACCTGAAAGCATATTTCCGGTCACAGAAAATTAATTCATGTATTTTTTATCCGACAGTTAAAATAATAACACCGGAATCCAATAAAATTATAGAAATTACAATGCTTGCAAGTTCAATAAATAAGTCATGGAGTGAAAATGAAAAAATAATGCTTAAACTTATAGTTGATGCCGTTTCTGCAATATCTCTTAAAATTCTTGAAAAATTGAAAACGGAAGAAATTAAAAGAACATTTACGGCAACATTAACGCATGACTTGAGAAGCCCGATAATTGCAGAACAAAAAGCTCTCGAGGCTATGATTTTAGGAAAAATCACCTGCTCAAGTGAACACTATACGGAATATCTGGAAGATATTCATAAAACCAACGAAGACCTTTTAAAAATCGTAAATAATTTATTGTCTGTTTATCATTATGAATCAGGAAAACCCCCGTTAAATAAAACCGAAATAAACATAAAAGAGCTTATTCAAGAGTCTGTAAAAACATTAAAATATCTTGCCGCAGAGAAAGACTCACAAATTAATATTGATATTCCCGATGAATTGCCGGTAATTCATGCGGATAAAGAAGAGATAGGCAGGATTATCTTCAATCTTGTCGGAAACGCAATAAGGCATACAAGAGAAGGTACTGAAATACAAGTAAGTGCCTTGAGAGAAGATAATAATATTAAAATTTCGGTTA comes from the bacterium genome and includes:
- a CDS encoding ATP-binding protein translates to MIPEETKALMQEYEVKSFMSAPMFYAGEPVGVLVLDSVKSLREYTEEEKNLLETIANQSSVVINQVALTEKIQETSEREQFLREVINNILLSENLENAMTLICAEIGILFDAERVKIRTYNPVKNVFSKVVSEYRKNDQIPSLLNNNPNTEEVSEYILKIFSKKNEYFIVEEIENSLLPDYMKDFCNSVSTKSIIDAPVFYKDQLLASIIIENTTGPKVWEKKNIDLLNPVCQQIAVGINLFTLVEDREKILKNERTLKEIISDVSMFDTYKEVDDYILKKLLTIFEVERAVHFHYVENSVYIDSEKTSDENTESLISTWHFSKTHIQEILTDPGQFVTVNDVESEIKNEDLKAYFRSQKINSCIFYPTVKIITPESNKIIEITMLASSINKSWSENEKIMLKLIVDAVSAISLKILEKLKTEEIKRTFTATLTHDLRSPIIAEQKALEAMILGKITCSSEHYTEYLEDIHKTNEDLLKIVNNLLSVYHYESGKPPLNKTEINIKELIQESVKTLKYLAAEKDSQINIDIPDELPVIHADKEEIGRIIFNLVGNAIRHTREGTEIQVSALREDNNIKISVKDNGEGIPKEHIPLMFQRFPTEKRKVGTGLGLYLSKQIVEAHDGKIWFETEEGKGTTFYFTLPLTESRQHQ